The following proteins are encoded in a genomic region of Mycteria americana isolate JAX WOST 10 ecotype Jacksonville Zoo and Gardens unplaced genomic scaffold, USCA_MyAme_1.0 Scaffold_115, whole genome shotgun sequence:
- the LOC142403132 gene encoding synaptophysin-like protein 1, which translates to MSGLRVELGPAKEPLGLVRGLQWFFSIFAFATCGGYSGAVSFRVSCRGQSNTTVTAPFAYPFRLNHAAFAPSLTNLCNNTWPTDVYLVGDFSSSAQFFVTVAVFAFLYSMAALALYLGYLHLYRGAGGKLPLVDFLATVAFSFLWLVSSSAWAKALTDVKTSTMAPLPNCQSPAVTCFPVGVTPMGSLNVSVVFGFLNLVLWAGSSWFVYKETNFHRPTPPPPATAPTAVPAAM; encoded by the exons ATGTCGGGGCTGCGGGTGGAGCTGGGCCCCGCCAAGGAGCCGCTGGGGCTGGTGCGGGGCCTGCAGTGG tttttctccattttcgCCTTCGCCACCTGCGGGGGTTACAGCGGGGCCGTCTCCTTCCGGGTCAGCTGCAGGGGCCAATCCAACACCACCGTCACCGCCCCCTTCGCCTACCCCTTCCG GTTGAACCATGCCGCCTTCGCGCCCTCGTTGACCAACCTGTGCAACAACACGTGGCCGACGGACGTCTATCTGGTTGGTGACTTCTCCTCCTCGGCCCAGTTCTTCGTCACGGTGGCCGTCTTCGCCTTCCTCTACAGCATGGCCGCCCTCGCCCTCTACCTGGGCTACCTCCACCTCTACCGCGGGGCGGGTGGGAAGCTGCCCTTGGTG GACTTCTTGGCCACCGTGGCCTTCTCCTTCCTGTGGCTGGTGAGCTCCTCAGCGTGGGCCAAAGCCCTCACGGACGTGAAGACCTCAACGATGGCCCCCCTGCCCAACTGCCAGTCCCCCGCCGTGACCTGCTTCCCCGTGGGGGTCACCCCCATGGGGTCCCTCAACGTCTCTGTG GTCTTCGGTTTCCTCAACCTGGTGCTCTGGGCCGGCAGCTCGTGGTTCGTCTACAAGGAGACCAACTTCCACCGCCcgaccccgccgccccccgccactGCCCCCACCGCCGTGCCGGCCGCCATGTAA